The sequence below is a genomic window from Microbacterium abyssi.
TCACGCGGCTGCGTGTATGGGTCCGAACGAGCATGGCGGACCCGGTCCTGCGGGCACTCGTCACCGCGACCGCCGTGTCGCGCATCGGCCGTGGTGTGTTCTTCGCGATCACTGTTCTCTTCTTCACGCAGATCATCGGACTAAGCGGCGCCGAGGCCGCCGTCGTCCTCGCCGCCGCGAGCGGCTTCGGGGTGGCTGCGTCGTTCCTCGGCGGCTGGCTGGCCGATCGCTGGAGTGCGCGACGGCTGACACTGGCGTTCGAAGCGCTCGGCGGCCTGTTCCTGATCGGCTACGCCTTCGTCGGCGACTTCTTCAGCGCGCTGACCATCGCCTGCGCGGCGAACTTCTTCGACACCATCGGCCACTCGGCGCGCTCTGCGATCATCGCCCGCGGCTTCTCCGCCGACAAACGTGTTCACGCGAGAGCTGTGTTGCGCACCGTCACGAACCTCTCCATCGCGCTCGGCGCCGGCATCGCTGCGGTGGCGCTGGCGAGCGGCACGGCGTGGGCGTATCGGACCGTCATCGTCGTCGCCGGCGCTCTGGGCGTGGTCGGAGCACTCGCGCTGCTGCGACTGCCTGCACGCGTCGACGCGCCCGCCCGCGCGACCATCGAACCGGTGCGCACCGAGACGGGTTCGATCGATACATCGGCGAACAAGGCGGCCGCGCGGGCGTCGCGTCGCGACTGGAACCGGCGTTCGCCCTGGCGCAACCCGCGATATCTGCTGTTGTCGCTGCTCTCGGCGATCTTCGGCATGCAGTTCGGCGTTGCGGAGGTCGGGATGCCGCTGTGGATCACCACCGCCACGAACGCCCCGGAGGTGATGGTCGCGATCCTGCTGATCGTGAACACCACGCTGGTGGTGATCTTCCAGGTGCCGATGTCGCGCGGCACCCATGATGTCCGCACCGCGGGCCGCGTCACGATGATCGCCGGCTGGCTGATGGCCGCTGCGTGCATCGTCTATGCGCTCTCCGCAGGCCTCTCCGCGCGGTTCGCGATCGTGGTGCTCGTCATCGCCGCCGTCGGCCACACGTTCGCCGAGGTCCTCTCGCAGGCCGGCGCGTGGGGACTCAGCTTCGAGCTGGCGGATCCGGAACGCGCCGGAGCCTACCAGGGCGTCTTCGGCATGGGCTTCTCCATCTCGGCGCTCGCCGCACCGATTCTGGTCAACGCGACGGCAATCGAGCTGGGGCTTGCAGGCTGGGTGCTCCTCGCCGTGATCTTCCTCGGATCAGCGCTGGGCATCGCCGCGATCGCGCGTCGCGCGACGACGGCCGTGGAGCCGCGGAGCGACTGACCGGCTGCGCGGCTCCAAACCCGGTGAGGCAGCCGGCGTCTCGCGTCAGAGCACGGCCGAGAGGAAGTCCCTGGTCCGCTGCTCCTGCGGGTTGCTGAAGATCTGCTCGGGGGTGCCCTCCTCGACGATGCGCCCGCTGTCGAACATGAGCACCCGGTTCGACACGTCCCGCGCGAACTGCATCTCGTGTGTCACGATCAGCATCGTCACGTCCGTCTCGCGGGCGATGTCGCGCAGGATGTTCAGCACCTCGCCGACCACTTCGGGGTCAAGCGCGCTGGTGACCTCGTCGAGCAGCAGGATCTCGGGCTCCATGGCCAGTGCGCGCGCGATCGCCACGCGCTGCTGCTGTCCGCCGGAGAGCTGCGTCGGGTGCGCGTTCTCCTTGTCGGGGAGCCCCACCTTCTCCAGCAGAGCCCGCCCTCGCTCGATCGCATCGGTCTTCGACAGCCCCAGCACATGCACCGGAGCCTCGATGATGTTCTCGATCACGGTCATGTTCGGGAACAGGTTGAACTGCTGGAACACCATGCCGATGCGCTTGCGCATCTCGTTCTTGTGCTTCTCCTTCAGCTCGACCCGCTTGCCGTCCTTCTCGTAGTGAGTGAGCGGCTTGCCGTCGATGAGGATGTATCCCTCGTTCGCCTCCTCCAGCGTCATGACGAGCCGCAGGATCGTGGTCTTGCCCGAGCCACTCGGCCCGATCAGGGTCACACGGTCCCCGCGGCGCACAGTGAAGTCGAGGTCGTGCAGCACGACATGGTCGCCGAAGCGCTTCTCGACCTTGTCGAAGCGGATGGCGGGGACATCGCCGTCGTTGAGTGTGATGGCGCCGGTGTGGGTGTCAGGCGTTTCGGGCAAGACGTTTCTCCAATCGACCGATG
It includes:
- a CDS encoding MFS transporter; amino-acid sequence: MLSEDSATDESQIEKARSADALTRLRVWVRTSMADPVLRALVTATAVSRIGRGVFFAITVLFFTQIIGLSGAEAAVVLAAASGFGVAASFLGGWLADRWSARRLTLAFEALGGLFLIGYAFVGDFFSALTIACAANFFDTIGHSARSAIIARGFSADKRVHARAVLRTVTNLSIALGAGIAAVALASGTAWAYRTVIVVAGALGVVGALALLRLPARVDAPARATIEPVRTETGSIDTSANKAAARASRRDWNRRSPWRNPRYLLLSLLSAIFGMQFGVAEVGMPLWITTATNAPEVMVAILLIVNTTLVVIFQVPMSRGTHDVRTAGRVTMIAGWLMAAACIVYALSAGLSARFAIVVLVIAAVGHTFAEVLSQAGAWGLSFELADPERAGAYQGVFGMGFSISALAAPILVNATAIELGLAGWVLLAVIFLGSALGIAAIARRATTAVEPRSD
- the ehuA gene encoding ectoine/hydroxyectoine ABC transporter ATP-binding protein EhuA, with amino-acid sequence MPETPDTHTGAITLNDGDVPAIRFDKVEKRFGDHVVLHDLDFTVRRGDRVTLIGPSGSGKTTILRLVMTLEEANEGYILIDGKPLTHYEKDGKRVELKEKHKNEMRKRIGMVFQQFNLFPNMTVIENIIEAPVHVLGLSKTDAIERGRALLEKVGLPDKENAHPTQLSGGQQQRVAIARALAMEPEILLLDEVTSALDPEVVGEVLNILRDIARETDVTMLIVTHEMQFARDVSNRVLMFDSGRIVEEGTPEQIFSNPQEQRTRDFLSAVL